The DNA segment GGAATCGGCGCGCGTCGCCCAGATCCTGCCCACCATCCGCGAGTTGGCCGGTCAGTACGATACCATGCTGGGGGAGCGTGGCGTCCGGCTGTCGGGAGGGCAGAAGCAGCGTACAGCCCTGGCCCGTGCCATCATCAAGAACCCGCCCCTTTTGATCCTCGACGATGCCTTTTCGAGCGTGGATACGGAAACAGAGGAAGAGATATTGACCGAGTTGTGCCGGTTTATGGCCCAAAGGACTACCATCCTGATTTCCCACCGGATCTCGACGGTCCGGGGCGCAGATCTGATCGTTTATATGCGCGGCGGCGAGATTATCGAACGGGGTACCCATGAAGAGCTCCTGCAGCGGCAAGGGGCCTATTACCGCCTCTACCGGAGGCAGCAATTAGCCCGGGAGGTTGAGATCATGGACCGCAGGGAGGCAGCGCGATGACCGGGACCACGCAACATGACGACCAGATCCTCGGCAAGGCTTACGATGCCCGTCTCATGAAGCGGCTGCTCCGCTACCTGAAGCCTTACCGCATGATCATGGCCCTTTCCTTACTGCTTCTTACGCTTTATACGGGCATGCAATTGTTGGGGCCTTATATAACCAAGGTCGCCATTGACCGTTACATCACCGATAATGATCTGCACGGGCTGAATCTGATGGCGCTGGCCTATGTAGGCAGTGTGCTGCTCGGTTTTTGCTTCCTCTTTGTCCAGAGTTACCTCACGGAATACACTGGCCAACGGGCCATGCACGACTTAAGAACCCAGATATTTGCCCACCTGCAAAAACAGGACCTGGCCTATTTTGACCGTAACCCCGTGGGCCGCCTCATGACGCGCACGATCAACGACGTGGAGACGCTCAATGAATTGTTCAGCACGGGCGTGGTTGGTCTGCTCGGAGACGCCTTTACGGTCTGCGGGATTGCGGGGGCCATGCTGTTTTTGAACTGGAAGCTGGCGCTGGTCATCCTCACGAGCCTGCCGCTCATCATCTACTTCAGCCGCTATTACCGGCGCCGTTCCCGGGATGTTTATCGGGAAAGCCGGATGGTGATGGCCCGGCTTAATGCGAACCTCCAGGAGAACATCGCGGGGATCGGGACGATCCAGTCCTTCGGCCAGGAGCAGCAGATTTACGAGCGCTTCCAGGGCATCAACACCAACTATCGGGACGTCCTGCTGAACAGCACCCGCTACAATGCCATGTTTTACCCCGTCGTGGAAATCTTCAGCGCCCTGACCATCGGCCTCGCCCTTTGGTACGGAGGCAGCCTGATCCTCCAGCAGGCCCTCCTGCCCGGGGTCATCGTCGCCTTTATCCAGTATATCCAGCGCATCTATCACCCGATCCGGGATATCGCGGAAAAATACAACATCATGCAGGCCGCCATGGCCTCGTCGGAGCGGATTTTCGACCTCTTGGACACGGCGGAAACAGTCCAGAACCCGCCGGCGCCCAGCCGCCCGCAGCAGCTCCGGGGTGCGGTAGATTTTCAGGACGTCTGGCTTTCCTATCGCCCCGGCGAACCCGTACTCAAGGGGATCTCCTTCCGGGTTGAACCGGGGGAGAAGATCGCCCTGGTCGGCGCCACGGGAGGCGGTAAAACATCCATAATATCGGCGCTGTGCCGTTTCTACGAACTTGAGCGCGGCGCTATTCTGGTGGACGGCGTGGACATCCGGCACTGGAACAAACAGGAACTGCGGCGGCATTTGGGCCTGGTCCTGCAGGATGTTTTTCTGTTTTCGGGCAACATGGCCGACAACATCACGCTGGGCGATCCGCGCATCAGTGAAGAACGTATGAAAGATGCCGCCCGGCGCGTCCACATCGCCCCCTTCATCGAACACCTCCCGGCCGGTTATCAGGAAGAGGTGCAGGAACGCGGTGTTACCCTCTCCCAGGGACAGCGGCAGTTGCTTTCCTTCGCCCGGGCGCTGGCCTTCGACCCCAAAATCCTGATCCTCGACGAGGCCACGAGCTCCGTGGACACCCGGACGGAGATCCTGATCCAGAGGGCCTTGCAGGAGCTGCTTAAGGACCGCACGGCCCTGATTATCGCCCACCGTCTGTCCACCATCAAGAACGTGAACCGCATCCTCGTCATCCACAAGGGCGAAGTCTGGGAAGAAGGGAATCACCAGGAACTGCTGGCCCGTCAGGGGCTCTACTCCCGCCTCTACGAGCTGCAATACCGTGCGCAGGAAAATGGCGATCCGGCGGCGGCGATATAAAGTGAGAAATTGCGTATCTCTTCCAAATAAGTTCCCCCTCCCTTGCTTAAGGCACCTACTTTGGCGACGGGAGGGGGGTAGGGGGTGGGTGATATGAACTGGCTGACAATTAGGGAACTGATCCGCAAGGAATTCATCCAGCTTTTCCGGGATAAAAAAAATCGGCCCATCCTGGTCATGGCGCCGCTCATCCAGCTTTTGATCTTTGGTTATGTCGTCAATTATGACGTCAAGGATGTGCGGGTCGCCATTTTTGATCAGTCCCAAACCAGAGACAGCCGGATGGTTGCCGAGGCGATCCGGGGCAACGGGATTTACCTGATTACCAATTATGTCACCAGTCCCGGTGAACTGGAGAAACTGCTGCTAGCGGGTAAGGTGGATTTGGCCGTGACGGTACCCCCGGATTTCAGCCGGTTGATTCGCCAGGGGCAGACGGCGGCTATCCAGATCCTGGCCGACGGCAGCATGAGCAACGTGGCCTCGCTGCGTCTGGCCTATCTATCTACCATCATTGAAGGCTTGAACGGGAAATTCCTGCGTGAGCTCTACCCGCAACGCATGGACTATGGCCGGATAGACGGGCGCATCAGGACCTGGTTTAACCCCAACCTGGATAGCCAGTATTTTTTTGTGCCGGCGGTCGTGGCCTTCCTGATCATGCTTTTGTCGCTTTTGCTCACCTCGATGGCCATCATCAAGGAAAAAGAGGCCGGTACGATGGAGCAGTTGATCGTCACGCCCCTGAAGCCGGTGGAGCTTATTATAGGGAAAACAGTGCCTTACATAATAATCTCCCTGGCCCAGATGATTGTAGTCACCATTTTTGCGATCTTCTGGTTCAGCTTACCCCTGGCGGGTAGCGTCGGCCTCCTTTTTGTCGCTTCCTGCCTCTTTCTCTTAAGCACGCTCGGGGTGGGGCTTTTTATTTCCACCATCTCCTCGACCCAGCAGCAGGCGATGATGACCACCTTTTTTTTCCTCTTGCCCTTCTTTATGCTGAGCGGCTTCGTTTTTCCCATCGCCAACATGCCCCTCGTCGTGCAGATGCTCACCTACCTGAATCCCCTGCGCTATTTCCTCGTCATCATCAGGGGCATCTTTCTGAAGGGGGTGGGTCTGGCGATCCTCTGGGAGCAATTTGCGGCGATGACCGTCATTGGGGTTGTTCTTTTTGCAACAGCGATATGGAGGTTCAAAAAGAGGCTGGATTAATAGAATCTCCCCTAACCCCTCTTTACCAAAGAGGGGAATCATAAAGTCCCCCTTTTGCCGAGGAGAGAAAATCAATCTTCCCCCTTTAGAAAAGGGGGATTAAGGGGGATTTGATTCGCATTTTTAGGTGAAACGCGCATGACGGTACGCCGTCACAAACGATAACGAAAATCTCCCCTAACCCCTCTTTGCCAAAGAGGGGAACAACAAATTCCCCCTTTGCCGAGGGAAGAAAATCAATCTTCCCCCTTTAGAAAAGGGGGATTAAGGGGGATTTGATGCGCATTATTAGGTGGAAAAATGAGGAAATTGTTGATTTTTGACTTCGATGGCGTGGTCGTTGATTCCTTGGATGTTTATGAAGGAACCGTCCGGAGCTGTCTCGAAAAAATCGGCCAGCATTTCATCAAGACGCGCGCCGATTTTCTGGCCCTCTATGAAGATAATTTCTACGCCTCCCTGGCCAAACGGGGCGTCAACCTGGACGCTTTTATGGCCGCCGCCGTTGATATACTGGCCCAGGTAAATTACGGAGACATGAAACCATATCCCGGTCTGAACCCGGTACTCGCAAAACTACAAGCGGGGAACATCCTCGTTATCGTTTCTTCCAGTGGTTCTGAGGATATCCATCTTATCCTGCGCCTGCACCAATTACAGGATTACTTCCAGGATGTCTTGGGTTCGGACGTTCACTTCAGCAAAAAAGAAAAGATCCTCCAGGTCCTGGCCAAGTATGCGATAGATAAAGATAATACCTACTACATAGGCGACACCACCGGCGACATCAAAGAGGCCCAGGCCGTAGGAATCAAAACCATCGCCGTTACCTGGGGTTGGCACAGCCGTGAAATCCTGGCTGCGTCCCGACCGGATCACTTGATTGACCGTCCCGAAGAGCTGCTGGCCTTGGAATAGCTTGATTTTACAGCTAATCTTTATATGAAAATCCCCCCTCCCCCCTTTACCAAAGGGGGGTTAAGGGGGGATTTTCATGTTTCGTTGTGCCCGCGCCGGGCATGGGGGTTAAAAGGGTCAAGACAACAGTTGACAAATCTTCTTTTCTTACATATTATCTTGGGTAAGAAAAAAATGAGGAGGTTAGATTTATGCTATCAACGGTTACCACCAAGGGGCAAGTAACGATTCCCAAGCCGATCCGGGACGCCATGGGAATCGGCCCCAATGATCGGGTCGCATTTATCCGGGAGGGCGAAAGGGTGCTTCTTCAACCCCTCCGGACGCTGAAGGCCTTCCGGGGCGCGGTGAAGACGAAAGGTTCCGGCTCTTTCAGCGAAGAGCGGGCCCGGGCCAAGGCAGCACTCGCCGCAACGGTCAAAGGGGAAAGCGAATGAAGGCCTGCTTCGTTGATACCAATCTCTTCGTCCGGTACCTCACCGATGATGACGCAGAAAAGGCCGACCGCGTCGAGGCGCTTCTCGGTGAAGCGTCCGCAGGCAAGGTGCGGCTTGTTACGGCCGATCTCGTGCTCGTGGAACTCATCTGGGTGCTGGAATCGTCTTACGATATGAAGCCCGGAGAAATCGCGCCCATGATCCGGTCCATCCTGGCGACGCCGGGTCTGGAGGTGATCAACGGCGCAATCATGACCAGGGCACTGGATCATTATGAAGGCCAGAACATAGACATCGTGGACGGCTATATCGCCGCCCTGACAGAAAAGCTGAACATCACCGACGTCTATTCCTTCGACCGGAAACACCTCTCGCGCATCGCCAGCCCGAAGATGATCGAGCCGTGAGACTTTGTTGATCATGTTGTCGGCTGGTTCAATCCCGCAGATTGAACCAAAACATTAAAATTCTTAAAAATAAATTGTGACTTTTTCCCGCCCCCGGTTGTATAATGGGCAACAAGGAAAGTTGAAAAAGATCACCAGGGGGCATAGCCATGACAAGATTGCGGAATTTCTCTGAGGTGAGAATATGAGTGTGCAATTACAGGTACCCGCTGCGATAGCCCAGGCAATTAGGCTGCCGGAGGAACGGATGGTTCAATATCCGTTGGTGGAACTGGCTCCTGATAATAATCACCTGACCCTCGCGATAAAGCATCTTTTCTGGTGGGTTCCTGAGAAAGAGGTAGCGTCACTCAGTCCCGACGCCATCGTGGAGTCTGTGCTCAGTAACGGCAATGAGAATACAGTCAGGCAACTTTTTGATTATTATGGAATCGAAAAGGTAGCTGAAATCTTCAACCGGCAGACATCGGGCCGGCGAATCAATTACCGGCCGCGGACGGTTCATTTTTTCAAAGAATATTTTAACCGCCATGCATAGAGACATTCTGACGGCAAATCAGGTTAAACTCCTGCCTCTGGTCAAGGAATTCGCGCGGGATTATTATCTGGTCGGCGGCACGGCCATCGCGCTTTATCTCGGGCATCGGCGCTCCATTGATTTTGATCTCTTCACCCCCGGCAAGATCAAAAAGCAATCCATCAAGAGGCTCATTGACCGTCATAAATACCCGGTATCCAATACCCTTTTTGAAGATTCCGAACAGCTCCATCTTGTCATTCATGATGTCAAGCTCACCTTTTTTTCCTATCCATACGGGATTGACGCACCCATATATTTTGAGCAGATCATCCATCTTCCAGACCTTCTGACCCTTGCTGCCATGAAGGCTTATGCCCTTGGCGGCAGAGCAAAATGGAAAGACTATGTGGACCTCTATTTTCTGTTGAAGGATCACTTTTCTCTGGCGCAGATTTCAGAAAAATCAAAAGACCTTTTCGGCGCCTATTACAACGAGAAACTCTTCCGGGAACAGGTCTGTTACTTTCAGGATATTGACTATTCTGAAAAAGTGGACTTTGTCTTTCAACCTGTTTCTGATGAAGAGATCAAACGATTCCTGACCGATGTAGCAACAACAGCATTTAGATAAACACTTTATGGCTGGTTCAATCTTGCAGATTGAACCAAAATGTTAAATTTTGAGGCAATTGCAAAAGTCGCATAAATGCCCCGCAGGTCATTCCGGCGGAAGCCGGAATCCAGAAATTTCAATGCGTTACAAGCGCGCTGGACACCGGTTTTCACCGGTGTGACGAGTTTTGCATAGAGGAGATTATAGAAAATCACGGGCTATACCATCTAATGAAGGAAGCGGAAGAGTCAGAATCGTTGGCATTATCTGAGGCGAAGGCATATTACCAAGGGCTGTCCACCTGAATGTTTTTTAGAATTTCAGAGGGTTCTTCATAGAAAAG comes from the Deltaproteobacteria bacterium genome and includes:
- a CDS encoding ABC transporter ATP-binding protein: MTGTTQHDDQILGKAYDARLMKRLLRYLKPYRMIMALSLLLLTLYTGMQLLGPYITKVAIDRYITDNDLHGLNLMALAYVGSVLLGFCFLFVQSYLTEYTGQRAMHDLRTQIFAHLQKQDLAYFDRNPVGRLMTRTINDVETLNELFSTGVVGLLGDAFTVCGIAGAMLFLNWKLALVILTSLPLIIYFSRYYRRRSRDVYRESRMVMARLNANLQENIAGIGTIQSFGQEQQIYERFQGINTNYRDVLLNSTRYNAMFYPVVEIFSALTIGLALWYGGSLILQQALLPGVIVAFIQYIQRIYHPIRDIAEKYNIMQAAMASSERIFDLLDTAETVQNPPAPSRPQQLRGAVDFQDVWLSYRPGEPVLKGISFRVEPGEKIALVGATGGGKTSIISALCRFYELERGAILVDGVDIRHWNKQELRRHLGLVLQDVFLFSGNMADNITLGDPRISEERMKDAARRVHIAPFIEHLPAGYQEEVQERGVTLSQGQRQLLSFARALAFDPKILILDEATSSVDTRTEILIQRALQELLKDRTALIIAHRLSTIKNVNRILVIHKGEVWEEGNHQELLARQGLYSRLYELQYRAQENGDPAAAI
- a CDS encoding ABC transporter permease, which gives rise to MNWLTIRELIRKEFIQLFRDKKNRPILVMAPLIQLLIFGYVVNYDVKDVRVAIFDQSQTRDSRMVAEAIRGNGIYLITNYVTSPGELEKLLLAGKVDLAVTVPPDFSRLIRQGQTAAIQILADGSMSNVASLRLAYLSTIIEGLNGKFLRELYPQRMDYGRIDGRIRTWFNPNLDSQYFFVPAVVAFLIMLLSLLLTSMAIIKEKEAGTMEQLIVTPLKPVELIIGKTVPYIIISLAQMIVVTIFAIFWFSLPLAGSVGLLFVASCLFLLSTLGVGLFISTISSTQQQAMMTTFFFLLPFFMLSGFVFPIANMPLVVQMLTYLNPLRYFLVIIRGIFLKGVGLAILWEQFAAMTVIGVVLFATAIWRFKKRLD
- a CDS encoding HAD family hydrolase: MRKLLIFDFDGVVVDSLDVYEGTVRSCLEKIGQHFIKTRADFLALYEDNFYASLAKRGVNLDAFMAAAVDILAQVNYGDMKPYPGLNPVLAKLQAGNILVIVSSSGSEDIHLILRLHQLQDYFQDVLGSDVHFSKKEKILQVLAKYAIDKDNTYYIGDTTGDIKEAQAVGIKTIAVTWGWHSREILAASRPDHLIDRPEELLALE
- a CDS encoding AbrB/MazE/SpoVT family DNA-binding domain-containing protein, translating into MLSTVTTKGQVTIPKPIRDAMGIGPNDRVAFIREGERVLLQPLRTLKAFRGAVKTKGSGSFSEERARAKAALAATVKGESE
- a CDS encoding type II toxin-antitoxin system VapC family toxin, yielding MKACFVDTNLFVRYLTDDDAEKADRVEALLGEASAGKVRLVTADLVLVELIWVLESSYDMKPGEIAPMIRSILATPGLEVINGAIMTRALDHYEGQNIDIVDGYIAALTEKLNITDVYSFDRKHLSRIASPKMIEP
- a CDS encoding nucleotidyl transferase AbiEii/AbiGii toxin family protein translates to MHRDILTANQVKLLPLVKEFARDYYLVGGTAIALYLGHRRSIDFDLFTPGKIKKQSIKRLIDRHKYPVSNTLFEDSEQLHLVIHDVKLTFFSYPYGIDAPIYFEQIIHLPDLLTLAAMKAYALGGRAKWKDYVDLYFLLKDHFSLAQISEKSKDLFGAYYNEKLFREQVCYFQDIDYSEKVDFVFQPVSDEEIKRFLTDVATTAFR